The genomic interval GAGCATATTCACAATTAACTCAACAATGTCGGTATTGTCTCCACGTCGACTTGTCCTTGCAGGTCGTCTGTTACCAATTGCACAAAATGGTTGACTTCCTTTTAGCGGGCGAATACGCACCAGGCAATTAGCAGCACTTGCTAAATAACAAAACAACTTTAAAcatataacatttatttataattatgtacaaaATCAGTTACAACAATCTACTGTACCGATCAACAATCAACATAGTCAATTTACGGTAGTATCAACACAATTTACTGCAAGTAACTACTTAGTTCTTGCAGTACCTAAAGTAATCACAGCGGTAATTTTTTTGATTACATGAGGTATTTTACAGTAACTAATCAAACAATCTGATTTGAAATTACATTTTAAAGTATGCTACCATAGTCTGTAAGCTAAAAATTGCAATGTATTTCCGTCCATTCAGCCACTATAATAGAGTCAATAACTAAGCTTAAACGTACCGATATTTCATAAACGACGAATTAAAactcaataattttaaaattaactaagGCTATGTTCAGATGGACAAGCACTAGTCGCGCGTCGCGTTGATTTGacatttacattacatttttGTCATCTGAGCGTAGCCTACGACTGCCGCAAACATGACCTGAATTATTGAGATTTGAGAACCTCATGCATATGCTTTTATCAAAAATTTGATTTTCATCGAATTTTTGATAAAAGCATATGCACAAAATACATAAATCTGCTAGTCCCGACTAATGCACGTGCCCTTTGATATTTACTCATGTGCTTTGACTTCGCCTGTATTTCAACTAATTTCACCTACAAGATGTGTAGCACTATACGCTTTTGTCCTGTGATTTCTTCACTGCGGCGGAGTGCCGCTCGCTGGAGCTGTGTATGACGAGCAGCGCGGCCGCCACGCGCGCCGTCAGCTCCGCCTGGTTGAGCTCGTGCGCCCACGGCACCCGCCCCCAGTGCGACAGCTGCGCCAAACAAATACACCTTGCCAAGAACTGCCTTTGCACTACACTCTCTTTCGCTCGCGATCGGAGTGTGCAGGATAGAACGCGTGAAAGCGTACGCGCAATCGCGAGGGATTGTTAATAACccttttttttatgttaaatcgAAAGAGCGTGTAGTGTGAAGGCAGCTAATGACTGCACATCTTAAGGGAGCGGAACCACTGAAGCAGAACGAAGCGGAGACGTGTTCAGCAGTTTACACATAGATCATCATCACCCATTGTGAATCCACTGTTGGACAGAGGGCTCTTTAAACAGCTCTTTCGTTTGAAGCAGAAACGAGTGGAGCCAAGACGTGAGTATTTTGACCAATGACGTGATAAAACGATCCCATCACCTATCAATAAATCTGATTAGTCTGCTGAATAAGCCTCCGCTCCGCTTCAGTAGAGAAGTACCCTAATCTTTCCACCAATATATTTGTCAACAATACTGATTAACTAATTATCTGTTTCAGACCTCCATGCGGTTTTCGCATCAAACTTAATAATATATCCATTTCACTTGGCGCAAGCAACAAAAGAGTACCAAAAATCCAGCCAATGATTAGTAATGATTACCTACATGTACAGTAGAAGGGGCAGAAGATAGGCAATGAACCATTCGAAGAAAGTAACCAGaatgttaaaataaaacgaaataaaatagGTCATCCATTTCAGACGTTTCATCATTTCCCAGATTGTAATAGTTATCGTTAACCTAATTTAgcttattttaaaagcaaactCTATGTTAATACTTATTGTACCTATGAGCAAAAAAATTTGAACCCATTTTTTACGTATAacggtaaatcaaaaatgaCAGCAGTCTACAGTTGCAGTGATTGCAATTATGTGTGTATcaaatattatattccatagtCTGAAATGAGCCTAATAAACATACGCCATCTGTTCAATGGAGGATCTTATATTATTAACAAGAAGCGATGAGCAATTCATTGAGGATCTCATCAGGCGagtaaattaattgattaagtAGTTAGGTATGTAACCTTGGAACTCTTTTAGAAGCGGCAAATACAAAAAAGCCGAATGTTAACTTACAGAATTGTTAAAATGCCTGCAAAATATTTACTGCGAAATACTGCGGGGTTTATtcgtttatataataataataattaattattcaattaCAATCTGGTTACCGTAAACTAGAGCTGACCTAATTCCAGACCAAATACGCGCTACCGATTGTTCATCGGAGTTACGATAGTGCTCTAAAATAATACCTGTACTATTTGGGTTCAATTGTATGACAAGCAGTTAAAATTACTGATAAATCTGACTTCCTGTTACCCACGCTTCACGTTACCTTCAGAGTCATCAAAaaatctcattctgagaagagacccgtgctcagtagtgagccgacgatggatTGATGGTCTTACAGGTATAGAAGCCTCACTTcgcaaagatgtttaaataaatagcgactcttgttacaACCACTAAAATAGCTTTATAATACTAATAGCTACAACCACTTAATTAGCCAATGAAGAGGCACAACACCATAGGAATATTGCTTGGGTTACGTGATCCCAGTCGGGTTTAACTGaggattttattgtattttttaggttttttgttGTAAACATACCTGGAACTCTTCCTCTAGTCTGGCCAACAGGACAGCATCTTTTGGCTCGATGTATCGATCCACACATGCCAACATGAGCATTGGGGACTTCAGCGCTTCCACGCCAAAGCACATGGCTAAAACAAATCAAATTATGACTGCTATTGCTTATTCCGCAGCTCTTGCCCGAAACTTCGTCCACATTGATAAAAAAGCACACCCCAGATGAGCAAACTTTAATCATTTACTATTGACAAGAACAGTGCTATACATAAATTGAGCGCTATACAAAATTTACAAGgacactaggctatcaccgcttatatCATAACATAACTACTATGACATAATTGGcgggatgcctatgtcaaaatgaaattatttcttaggaattattaagtaaagggtcttccgaaattcgtaaaatccacgtcttctgccagttttaagtttgctaagcattttaaattatcgaaaCTAAAAAAGTGTGTCAAATTATGGCAAATGCTTATGAcatcacatctgtgaatttcatacaagctcccttactaagcgagtgcgtttgataaaaaacaatactGATTTGACAAGTAGTCAAGTAATGTTTACTAACCATTTAAAGCAGCAAAGTCATATGACAGAAAATATCTTGCTAGGATTGCTCTGGTCTCTGTGGTGACTGGCGGAAGCTCTAAATTCTTGGAAACTTCCTGTTTCACTCCAAATCTCTTGCAAAACCATTCCAACACAGGATCCCATTTTTCCTCTTGAAGTGCTCTTAATTTTTCTTGCTATATTGAAACATTACACATTTTCTTATTTAAGGTGATATCAGACAGTTCATTTGAGTGAATGTTTATTCATTTGATCACTTTTGATAACTTTTGTGTTCAGTATTCAGACATTTCATTGCGAGTGAAGGATGCCGAATGAAAGATCGGTTTGATGTAACCATTATTCATTTTACTACTACAGTGTGCCTAATTCTGTTGTTCACAATTTCTTATCTGAACTAAATTGACATgtctaaatctaatgctatcctATATTGATGATTCTCAGGTGAATGGATACAAATGAATCAAGCACTCTTCTGATCCACATATCAACAATTCTACTACATTTATAATCCATATACAGTAACAATTGGTTAGTGTATATATTATGGTATGGGAGTTAGTTGGTGGTTGGTAAGAGCCCGTACATACTAGCTTCTTCAGCATTCATATACGATAAGAATAGTACAAAATGGTGGTAGGCTTTCTTTGTTCTTGCTGAAACTGACAGCTGTAGCTACAACAGTATTCTTAAACGATTTGCAAAATATCTACAGAAAAGGGCTCAAGCACTTGCAGTTCTATCATCCTATGTGCAATGAATATTGCACTTGCAGTTCTATCATCCTATGTGCaatgaatattatgcaacaaaACATAAAACTATTACTCACTAACCTCCGAATAAAAGAGCAAGGTGTCTGTAGCAATGAAATCAAGTAAATAGCTTGCTATGTCGTGAGAGTTGAGTTTACCCGGATTGTCTAAAGCTGTGTTACACAATGCTGTCTGAAACAAAAGTAAACAGTCAACATCTTTTCATTCTAATATAATGATATAattgagtttttatttatttaatagagaATACTAACCatgttagtcatgactaatatgTATCTCCATTTCCCCTCCTACTAAGTTTCAATGTCTGTCACTCTTCCATACTACAATGAATGAACCAATTTGGCTGGAAATGGATATAACGTATATATACCATGAaccacatatgctacttttaatTCGGGAAATTCGAAGTTTTCGCGAGATTGTAGAAAACCGCATATCCATGCGGGCATCAGTTTTTATAAACATAGAAAAAGATATTAAATAAACAAGAATTGAGTAATTACCAAATGCATTGTTGGCTGTGATATATAATCACGCTGGGCATCCCACTCAGCGGCTATAGCCCGTGCTAGTGGCTCTGCGTTGACCATCAATACTTGACCATTAGGAGTCTTCAGTCTGCGGTGGTCTAAGGTTATCTCCCATTTCTTTTCATTCTGTACAATGTCGGTCCGCCGGTAAAATCGTTTTTGCGTTGCTAAAACGGCAAAAACTTTATTAGATAACCAATCCCATCAAAAACAAATTTGATagtaaaaaacataaattaccATAACTTCGAAATCTAAACCAATTTGAACATTGTTTTGAGAGGTTATTTTTGGTTGTTAACCGAgtaaaatttaacattttaaagtttatattCATGCTATAGTTGATAAAAGAAAGTctatttagttaaaataatttaagaagTGATTGCTAAACAAAAcctttaaaaatgatttgattattgttttgaaatttgaattggTTTTTGGTTTTGAACCAAAGAGTATGTTAATCACTCTATGGTTAATCACTATGATTttgaacctttttttttctggtCGATGTCAAAGAGTATGTACTACGTGGTcggtgttattttttttttcacagagtAACAACATTTTcagtagttttttaaattttattttgcggCCATGGATcctagtgattacatactctttgccaTAGATATTAATATTCCTATACATATGgatattattactttaaatgtgtacctactatatacAAAAAgtacaattgaaaaaaaattaataaatgatcGAGAGACCATAGAGAAAGACAATCGTTGACAGCTCCCAACACAACCAGGAATCCaagcggacttcgtctgtgttggcgtttgctggcgcgcgtgctctgcctttttggagtgttttttcggggttttgtgttttaccaTGGTGTTTTTGGttgtggaactgactgggaagcgctgtaagggggtgccgcgcgtgtgtcggtgaccgccagcacagacgaagtccatacttatatagtttcgctaacttgtaaataactacaaacttgacattggcttatctttgaaaagccagacgagagagagaaaaaaaaaaggaatccaAGCAGACTTGTCACTAAgacaactttattattttttaatggttGGACTTGGTTTTTGAGTGCttgtaaataacaaaataaaaattgttatcGTGCtcaatttctattaaaataccGTTTATCAGTGACATTTGTGTTCTCTTAATTGTTCTAACGATGTCTTCTATGGATTCTATCTTCTAACAGCAAAATCAAGTGTTTCTGTGCCCTTTCTAGGACAACCAGTGAAGTGACGCGCCATTGTTGTACACAAGCCAAGTACAAGCTAAAAATAACTCTAGCTTTTACAGCAATTCATAAACAAACCTTCTTTTTCTTATTTGTGATGTACCCGCATCCCATCAGCGCGGAAGAAGAACAGAGGATAAACTTGATACCGAGTGTGAAGCTTCTCCATTCAAAGAGGAAAGGGATATTTATACACCCCTCTGCTATGTACAGAAGTAGTGCACCGTGCATGAATATATGCGCTTCGTTGACAACAAATTGCTTGAGAGGGTAAATACTGGTACCAAACGATTGTAAAGATGAAACTCTTAGAAAGTGGGCATCTCGAAGCGCTGAGCAGCGCCCTGTCTATCCTGAATGGAGACAGCGCTGTGCAAGGCCGAGTGGAGAGCTACAGTTGCAAAATGGCAGGCGGCGAGAAAGCTTTCTACAAGCGCTTCACAGCAGATGGAGAAACCACTCACAATCTTCAGGCTTTATCGCCTCCGGAAGGTGTTCCATATAGGTATTTTGCCATTTCTCTGCttcttaaaaattataattaattactatggTATATTATACTGTTTCAATAGAAAAAAACTTCCTCatacttttaatattgttatatttaaagcctcaatagctcaatggttacaggagcggactgaaatccgaaatgtcggcagttcaaaccaaacccgttgcactattgtcgtacccactcctagcacaagcttaacgcttatttggagaggaaaggggaatgttagtcatgattaaaaatggctaatattcttttttttttttaaatatcaaagtTGAATATAGTTacaaattttctttattgttttacttgttactttatattttatatttttctaagttttatcatttaataaatcaataaaatataaatctagCCTCAATCTAGCTTTCAATTAACCTTTGTTGAAATTACCTggtgataattttatttgaacttAGAGTAGGTGCAAAATTCATTTTCTGTGATAATTTTAATTCTTGTAATGCAACCTAAACAGCAGTATAACACTTCAGGACATTTAACTGAATTTCCAGATAGGAAATAGTTTCTACATGATGCCCACAATTTTTTCTGtgtggatatttaaaaacctatgtttttaaatatctagtggaaactgattttctgggatagaaattaaaatgtgttgatTCAGGTATAGGttatctccactccaaatttcagcgaAATCTGTTCAGCTATTGTGGTATGAAGGACTaaaaaacatccaaactttgacattatttgtaataatattattaggattaaaGATAAACATTGCAAACTTGACTGTCACAAAAAAGCCTCATTTCATTTCAAGAGATTGCAGTTTTCTGAGAAtagagaatattattattattgaattgaGATTGCAATTACTTTCAGCCGAAGCCTGTCAGGCGATGAAGAGGGAGTGCTCTGCGATACAATATCTcggaaaactttattttatttgattgccACACTGAATGCTGCCTTTCCAGATTATGATTTTTCAATGGCAAAGGTAAAGATCCTCCTATCACTGTTATAGTTATTAAgtgtaaatataattaataaaacttatttacattaatatttttagtacaAACTGTTCATTGGTTTACAAATCATAAATCATTGTCTTCTGAGTAATTTTCACCAGCCAACTTAATTAAGTACACATTTcctagtttttataataaacaagctgatgcccgcagcttcgcccgtgtggatttaggttattgaaactcctgtgggaacttttcccatgacaaaagtagcctctccATAATAGCCCGTCCCTGAGATGCAACTTTTTTCTGTACcacataaaaacatttaaacggatgattcattaaaaatcctgagggatcaccaggatttaggaatgcaattccttacagcatcaggattgagaagttgggTCCTCAAGGTCAACGCAAAGTgcttacttggtatagataacttcaataacaattttataacCAACAGTTTCTAAATTccatcagctttggtggtcaggtctcctgcagcatcaggatcgaggagttggaatccaaatttttttagaGAACAATGTCCCAAAATTccgttcagaaatctcggagatgtctgtgtaggtacataggtagaaaaacacaactcctccatttttgaaagtcagtATAAATTGTAGCTTATGTTATTCCTTggctaatcctctacttgtcattGAAAGTACCATCAAAATAGGTCCAgtcattccgaagattagcctgctcaaacagacagacagacaaaaattttaaaattgtgtgattcagttatggtattgttcaaataaccaATGAGATTAATATGAGgtacttatttcgaaattacagacagactctccaattttattcattagtatagattacacaTAATATTCTATTTGAAGGACATGACATCATTCATTTTTTGAGTTCATCTGAGGTTCACAATACTAAATAGTAAATTTTGGTATGTGTTTATTCATTTCATAGAACATCTTtcctaataaaatatacatttaatATCTACAGAGCAGTGAGTTTAGTGCAGAACCATCACTGAGTTGGGTGCAAGGTGCGGTGGACGCAGCACTGTCTGCTGTGGGTGGGATGCGGTGGCGACAACTCCGACCAGCCCTGTGGGCCGCCATAGAGGAGGAAGTGGCACTGCCAGAGTGCCGAATATACAGCTACAACCCAGACTTGGCCAGCGATCCCTTTGGGGAGCCAGGTTGCCTCTGGACATTCAATTACTTCTTTTACAACAAGAAGCTGAAACGAATTGTTTTCTTTACATGTCGAGCAATGAGGTAAGTTTGAATGTGcaattgttttattaacccccgacccaaaaagaggggtgttataagtttgacgtgtgtatctgtgtatctgtgtgtctgtgtatctgtgtatctgtctgtggcatcgtagcgcctaaacgaatgaaccgattttaatttagttttttttgtttgaaaggtggcttgatcgagagtgttcttagctataatccaaaaaaattggtgcagccgtttaagagttatcagctcttttctagttttcttgtagaaaagaaggttacataaccgttaggttcataatattatgtcaattgacaaatgtcaagctgtcaagatggacgttgccttgatacataattatttatttgaaaatgatgttttggaaaactctgatactttggatcgtaggcgcgaaGGCGTGATTTACTTCGCCAATTACTTGTGGAATTGAGAGACACGAGAATGGTTGCTGATAACTGGGAATTTCGagtagattttaaatttttttctaatGAAGTAGGTAGTTATTCTTAATCATGGGCACACAACTGTATAGaatgttaattattatgttatgatGAAACCTTAACAGTTTGTTTTAAGAAGTGAATTTTTTGCAGCCCTGTTTGTGCTGATTCTGGAGTGGACTTTGCTATGGATGAAGATGAGGAGtacaactaaatattttttattttctatattctattaataaataatttaagtaatattttcttattaacaaacacataattaaaatatacaagtttaAAATAGAGTTATTAAAAGTAAGGTGAGTTTAGATATGGCAcacttaataatttatctttatttgtttttggaGTTTGTGTAGTTACTAGTGAAGATAGGTATTCACGTAATTTTCTTTGTCTAGATTTAAGAGGAGCATAATTCtactttacattataatattatatgctaaAAACTATTCAGCATTcaataattttctcaaaaatatttttttttcaaggtataattattattatacttacataaccAGGTGCCCTTTTATAATTTGATTGGATTTGCTATGACAAGTTACtggattgtttattttttaatagactTCCATttaaggaggaggttctcaatttggtgcgttttttttttaatatcttctAGGTATATATTGATTTCTCGTCAATTTTAAGTATATAAAGTAGGTAACGCAAAAtgacaatttttattaaatatttgccaAAGTGATTTCACTTTtgcaatttagtttaaaaaaattgagccTAACAAATACAAAGTCAGATATTCCATATCATTATAAATTAACCATAAAATAAATTGGTATTGTTTCTTCCGCCTTATCCATTTTCTTTCAATAACTGATATTCTAACTTAGTATTATgacaaaaataatgtatttttttaaatatatctatGCAAACAAACATATTGAAGGATCTCTGTGCACAAAGATTTTTAGATGTCTTAAGTAATAAGTGATTAATGCAGTTCAGTGcagtttaagttttaatttacattttcaaaTTCAGTTGTTTACCATATAAGTATTTATGTATGGATGTGAAAAACAACTTGAGTGTAATATTTAATGTGATTATCTTATTTTTTAATGTGCTTAGGGttgccatattattattttgtattgtgtattttgatatttctttttcaaaaattattatgtatttttatacaaaagtaAAATAGTTGTATGATGTATTAACAATAAAAGGTTAATAGCATCAAGGTGTTTTAAAAAGTTAATCCATTGAATTGGTCAGAATTTTGGGAACCTAGTggtatgtacttataatatgcATTAGCAACAAAATGACAAACTATGCTACATCTCTTTTCAAATTGACTGTACCTATGCATCGCGGTTTTCAATGACGTAATATTCAAGCCCATTTTGTAGACGGTTATGGGCAAGGCTAacccatatacatcgatgactgTATGACATCAAATACGATAtcaagtattttaaaataataaaaggttATTTactgttcaaacttcaaaatatttttattcaattaaacttttgtatcaagtacaagtacttttgaatcgtctagagcatctaccactggtagTATTGGGACATAAAAACGTATAGACACTCTGCACGTGTAGAAATCATAATTGAGTGGCAACCCTAATTTTTTCTACAATTCTCTAAGCTTCCATTGTCTTACAATAGATAATTGTATGATGATTCAAGATTTCCACGCTTTTTCCTTCGCGAACAGCGAAATAGAGGTCTATTTATGTAACTTGCATTTTCTTGAATTAGTAATTACTTTACCTTGATGTTGTAGCTGTCACACTtgtttcagatacaagttacaataattaaaatgtatttcaaatttttcttaTTCCCTATGTACAAAATAACAtagttattataaatgtgaatgaTTTTTCAATTCACAATTATAGGTCTAGCAAAGTATGCGTGTATTGTGAGTActtataaaatgtaataattagaTGTACCTTTATTGACTACTGTCCATGATAGTATAGTTAAATAATTGGTGGTTGTAGGGAATTTTCACTAAATCCGTTTCTAACGAGCCTCACCCCTAGCTTTAATGTTCAATAAAGTTTTCTtcattatataaatagttttttgaATAATGCCATACCTTGCCTTGatcttaaataggtatattattatgtatggtACTATATGAGAAATCCTAACGCAAGTTTCAACAACTACAAAGTtgcaactcaatcggatgaataATGCGCGAATGCATGggtaacgaacagacagacaattatgaacttttatattttaaaaatgaatattttgtttgaatgaatgaataatgtATTCATACGATTGAGTTGAACCTTTGTAGTTGTGGAAACTTGCGGTAAGGTTTCTGATATAGTACAAGCAgcgacaaagctaggtttgAAACCGCCAGTGTAAGCGACTAACATCGACGTACCACGAGGCGCGCGAATTGCGTTGCAACGCATACCGGGTATTTCACTAGTTTTACAACTTAAAGATTTAAAGCTCGCTTCATTGGTGTGTAGTGTCCTTTATAGTCGCGTCAAAACACAAAACGatcaatggtactgattctgttggcaactaaattttagagtattcacatcCTCTTACTATATACACATAGACAGACACATCTTGATTTTTGAtagttctaaatttaatttagagctgtcaaaacCCGTGACTTTAGcggccagtcgcgagcctattgtttaaatttatagcgtgcactaaaatttcgAGTCttgaaatgtaaaattcatgttccgtcccttttcaacaatattaaaaggaggaggacgcagatactctaaatttagtttagagaaagaatCGGCGCCAATAACTCAAAAATGGGCAATATTCACCCAATAAGTATTTAGGAGATCATTTGATTTCCCCTGCAAAGTACAATGTGTCTCACTCAACGGGTTCATAACGTTTTACCGGACATCCGTATAGatatcatacatacatacttcaAAGgtttctaaatatttaaaaaaaatcatcaaaatcgaagCGGTTCTTGAATGGTTCTTGAGGACTTCCGAAGATTGTCAGTTTTACGTATACCTTGAcgaacttttaaataaaattatctatctGAAAAATGATAAGAGATTGGTggctcaaaaatcaaaataaaacattgtcttttttcagaaaaatataataattaaacaatcAAAATATAATCTTTATCGAACTATACAACAGTATAAAGGGATTCTTAAAAAGAACTTACTTAAGTAAATAACCAAAATCTTTTCGAAATGTATATATACATAACCTACGCGCTCCATTTATATATACAATTCTACACATCGCAAACTCGCACACTAATTCAACATGATTTTTGAAATACAAGTTGTCATAAATTGCTATAAGTAACTGTTTA from Maniola jurtina chromosome 1, ilManJurt1.1, whole genome shotgun sequence carries:
- the LOC123864126 gene encoding ATP synthase mitochondrial F1 complex assembly factor 2, with translation MNINFKMLNFTRLTTKNNLSKQCSNWFRFRSYATQKRFYRRTDIVQNEKKWEITLDHRRLKTPNGQVLMVNAEPLARAIAAEWDAQRDYISQPTMHLTALCNTALDNPGKLNSHDIASYLLDFIATDTLLFYSEQEKLRALQEEKWDPVLEWFCKRFGVKQEVSKNLELPPVTTETRAILARYFLSYDFAALNAMCFGVEALKSPMLMLACVDRYIEPKDAVLLARLEEEFQLSHWGRVPWAHELNQAELTARVAAALLVIHSSSERHSAAVKKSQDKSV
- the LOC123864166 gene encoding repressor of RNA polymerase III transcription MAF1 homolog, which codes for MKLLESGHLEALSSALSILNGDSAVQGRVESYSCKMAGGEKAFYKRFTADGETTHNLQALSPPEGVPYSRSLSGDEEGVLCDTISRKTLFYLIATLNAAFPDYDFSMAKSSEFSAEPSLSWVQGAVDAALSAVGGMRWRQLRPALWAAIEEEVALPECRIYSYNPDLASDPFGEPGCLWTFNYFFYNKKLKRIVFFTCRAMSPVCADSGVDFAMDEDEEYN